cagacgttgcatgcatcaaccaatggttgtgtgCCAGGTCATCGACTCTGTTATCAACTGACAGATTGCTatatatgatgtggttagctgatacttaAAATACCTATTCAGGCGCTGTAAGATCTGGCAGGTGTCAGAAACGCCTGGGCAGAGGAATGCACCCCTTATTTGACCAAAGAGGTGCCAGCGGGAGCACACTATGGGTATGTCCCAATAGTATCTCATTTACCCTAAAGTGTAGGCCTACCCTCGTTCACTAACCTACTTTCcacaaatctaaaagcattggaATGGTGGAGTCGTGGGCAAGTaggagtttccaccatatttcctataccagtcatttcctttcaaatTAGTGAAGGGAAGTGAGCAAGTGCACACATTGTGAGGAATGACATAATTCGGACATAGACCCTAGGTAGCGAGTCCATTAGGCTATTACAGCGCTTTCTGTAATAGACGGGACTGGAAAGTGAAAGCTATTGGAGTCAGTGACGGAAGTTAAATATATTGTCATGCTGTCCGCTGGCCAAGCAGGGAGATTGATAGATAAACAAGCCCGGCTGGTTATTCTAGGCTTATTACAGCTAGAATATAAAGAAGGGATTTATTTCAGTAAGAAACACTACAACGCATGAACATTTTACTGCTGTATGGAAAACGCAACAACGCAGCCAGAGTGGTGGGAGTGGCACCTTTTTGTGAATATGAACCAAGAATGGTAGCCTACATACAAATGGTAGGTAACATAATAGGCTACTGTATAGTCTAGCCGAAGTTCAGTTGACTCACAGAATTATAAATACCATAACCCACTGGGCACTGACTTCAATTCAACGAAGTAAAACACATATAGAAATATCTGAAAGTTAACCTACCACCATCAATTTGTTTTCAGTTTGGACATTGGTTTGATATTCGGAGTTTGCTTGTCAATATCCTTGGATGGTTAGAGTGATTTGGGTAGAATCTGATGATAATAGAGAGTAAGGTACAGCCTTTGTTTTGTCCGTTCCGTTTTCAAAAAGTGACTTTAGATTGGTTTCAATGGGGGCATATTATGCACTCGCAGCTAAGGGACCGTCTTAAAAGTTCAATTAGCAGAACATGGTGTTTACAgaaaataatttttttttgcCGCAGTTAAATAATATAGAGATCTCAAGCCACCTTTATGTTTTTTTCCACACAATTACATTTTGAAATTTTATGTTGTTTATTTTTCATGAACTGCAAAAATAAGAgttccaaaaatataaatagaacTATGATCGTTCTCACTCGTATGCAACCTATTGTAGCCTACTTGCATAACCTAGAGAGCTAAAATCACTTGTAGCAAAGTCACTTTCATAAGAGAGGTAAAGGAATCACTGAATCTTTAAAAGTGATTAACACCGCACGTCTGTAGATCTGTAGCTCAAATAGAAAGGTCTAACTTTCAATACCTTCCTATCACAAGAAATATGCCTATAAAATCAGGGAAGAGGTGAACTGGAAATATCATTAATGTAACATGGATGAGGGGAGTTAGTGACTTCACATTATGTGGTTTTCCATCTCCATTTCACCTGGATAGGAAGCTTTTGAAAAGTATCCCTGTAAATGGGTCAAATATAGCATCATTAGTAGCTAGAGTTAACTAATAAAAATGTTGGGCCCTTCAGCAACTGAGGGCCCAATGCAGTGTGTGCAGGGCCATTACCAGGGTTTGAGTTTTAGTGAGGTCAGGAAATTTGAAagtcatttactgcatttctatacaACAAAAAACTGCAGTAGGTTCATTCACCTCAGTGGAactacaaacacatagcctattagATATACAATTGTAATGTTATACCCCTGAAAGGACAGAAATATAATACCTTATTAACTCTGACATGTAGCATCAGCGACGAAACTAAAACGTATGACATTTTTAAACTGTATTGTTTGTATGTTGATAGCATGTTAATGTAGGCCTATAGGAAGATAGGACATGTGGGATTTTCATATTGAAACATATCTTATTTATTTAAGTTCCTAACTATTGCAGAAACGTTAAAGGGCTCTGTCTAGTATTACTTAGCCAGCTAGAAAGATAAAtaagatgccaggagaatgctacctgcccgaatgcatagtgccaactgtaaagtttggtgaaggaggaataatggtctggggctgtgtttCATGGTTCAGGCAAGGCCCCTTTGTTCTAGTGAAGggtaatcttaacgctacagcatacaatgacattgtagacaattctgtgcttccaacttagtggcaacagtttggggaaggtcctttcatctttcagcatgacaatgccccagtgctcaaagcgaggtccatacagaaatggtttgttgagatcagtgtggaagaacttgactggcctgcacagagccctgacctcaaccccatcgaacacctttggaatgaattggaacgccgactgcgagccaggcctaatcgcccaacatcagtgcccaacctcactaatgctcttgtggctgaatggaagcaagtccctgcagcaatgttccaacaactagtggaaagccttcccagaagagaggaggctgttatagtagaaaaggggggaccaactccttattaatgcccatgatttggaatgagatgttcgacgagcaggtgcccacatactttCAGTCATTtggtgtaggtgtgtaggtgtgtaggtgtaagcatgtgtgtgtgtgtgtgtgtgtgtgtgtgtgtgtgtgtgtgtgtgtgtgtgtgtgtgtgtgtgtgtgtgtgtgtgtgtgtgtgtgtgtgtgtgtgtgtgtgtgtgtgtgtgtgtgtgtgtgtgtgtgtgtgtgtgcgtgcgtgtgtgcgtgcgtgcgtgcgtgtgtgttgctGCTAACTGAATTGTATGCATTAGTCAGAGTTAAATATTAGAGATTACGGGTGTGTAAATTGGAGCCATCAATCAAAGCAGACATTTATATGTTCAGGACTTCTGAGCAGAATGTTGGAAAGCAAAACACACTTCTCAAAATCAAGACGCCAGGCTGATTGGATATTGAAATGGACTCGGGAAATTACAgattatttctttattttctaaaCTTTATCTAATTTTAATGACATTATGGTGTTATCCATATGCTTAGGGACTATTGTTTTTTCAGTCTGACACACACATCTACAGAATGGAGCGGACATGAGTCGGTCATGATCATGTGATGAGGTAGCCCCGCCTGCGAACTTCAAAACCAGTGTTTGCCTTCAGCCTAAAAGGGAATTACCTATTGGTCTAAGTCTAGGATGTTGGTTGCTCCTGTGGGAGACCTAGGTTCATATCCTGTGTGTTACACGTACAAtgcagtcttattctaaaattgattgaattgttttttcccctcgtcatcctacacacaataccccataattacaaagcaaaaacaggtttgtagaaatgtttgcaaatgtataaaataaaataaactgaaatatcacatttacagtactcagaccctttactcagtactttgttgaagcgcctttggcagcgattacagcctcaagtcttcttgggtatgacgctacaagcttgacagacctgtatttagggagtttctcatattcttctctgcagatcctctcaagctctgtcaggttggatggggagcgtcgctgcacagctattgtcaggtctctccaaagatgttcttatcgggttcaagtccaggctctggctgggccactcaaggacattcagagacttgtcccgaagccactcctgtgtagtcttggctgtgtgcttggtgtagatgtcctgttggaaggtgaaccgtcgccccagtctgaggtcctgagcgctctggagcaggttttcatcaaggatctctctgtactttgctccgttcatctttccctcgatcctgactagtatcccagtccctggagctgaaaaacatccccacagcatgatgctaccaccaccatgcttcactgtagggatggtgtcaggtttcctccagacatgacgcttggcattcaggccaaagagttcaatattggttccatcagaccaaataatcttatttctcatgttctgagagcctttaggtgccttttggcaaactccaagcaagctgtcatgtgccttttactgaggagtggcttctgtctggccactctatcataaaggcctgattggtggagtgctgcagagatggttgtccttctgtaagtttctcccatctccacagaggaactctagagctttgtcagagtgaccattgggtcacctccctgaccaaggcccttctcccccgattgctcagtttggccggacggccagctctaggaagagtctttgtggttccaaacttcttccatttgagaatgatggaggccactgtgatcttgggaaccttcaatgctgcagaaatgttttggtacccttccccagatatgtacctcgacacaatcctgtctcggcgctctacagacaattccttcgacctcatggcttggattctgctctgacatgcactatcaactgtgggaccttatatagacaggtgtgtgtctttccaaatcatgtccaatcatttgaatttaccacaggtgtactccaataatgttgtagaaacatctcaaggatgatcaatggaaacaggatgagatcaattttgagtctcagcaaagggtctgaatactgatgtaaattaGGTTTTTCTGTTTGAAAGTATTAATAAATTTTCTAAAATTTCCAAAaacttttttcgctttgtcattatggagtattgtgtgtagattgatgagaatatgTTTccctttaatccattttagaataaggctgtaacataacaaaatgtggaaaaagtcaaggggtatgaatactttccggattcactgtatatacacatactcACATGTTTCATATATACAACTTAATTCAATTGCTTCATGTAAATGATTTCAATTTCTgtgatattttttaaacaaggacTTGATGAGCTACTGAAACATTTAAGCAGTCTTTAAAACCATAATGGTTTAATGGCCATCAGAATTAGTAAGAAAATCCGATTTAATGAGCAGAATCACATGAATCAATTAATAATGTGCAATTTCACAGTTGAAGGACAAAACTGCCTCTGAAGCCACACTGGCAAATATATAAAGTCAATataagcagcagtgtgtgtgtgtgtgtgtgtgtgtgtgtgtgtgtgtgtgtgtgtgtgtgtgtgtgtgtgtgtgtgtgtgtgtgtgtgtgtgtgtgtgtgtgtgtgtgtgtgtgtgtgtgtgtgtgtgtgtgtgtgtttgcacgctTGGCTCTCATCGGTCTGTATGCCTCACATGGTTCCAAACAGAAAACGTAATTATTTGAACAATGGCTCATGTAATCAGAAGAGTCAAATATTTATTAATACCCACAGCTGGTGGGATCATTTTAATAAACATGTGTCTTTGACATTTGATAGTGTAATACTCTCTTACGGACCAAATGAGCCAAGTGAAGGAGACAGAAAATTAAGCTTTAGCGAGTCTGTAGTCTTTCTTATGAAGTTTATCTATTTgccattccctccctctctcggtgTCTGATCCTCTTGAATACACTAGCTGTGTGTTGACCATGGCTGTGTGCCAGGGCAGAATAGAATGTTCTCACCATCCAGTCCTTGGTTACAATAGCTTCTCAGGAATAATTGACTCTCGGAATGCATCGCCTTCCCATTAGAAAACAAAAGACTTTGGAACTGTGGAGTTTTTTTTGCAACATTTCTGTTTTATCCTCATTTATCATTATGAAATTACATGATTTTGACCCTATACTTCAATGAAAATGGTTTCCCCTCTCCATTCCCTAGGTGATTAGTGTCAGTTTCCCCCAGGTTGGAACATCTTATTGCAGGTCTGAACGGGGTCTTTGCTGAGATCATCAGTGTGACAGGGACACACTGTTTAAAATCagctgtgtgggtgtctgtgtgtgtgtgtgtgtgtgtggactcacTTCTCTGTCCAAGGTCATTTTACCTTTTTGagggtgtgtttgtgcatgcagtGGAAAATTAGGAAAACAAGGAAAATGACTCAaggaggcctcccgagtggtgcagtgttgcggcgtcactacagcctggggtttgatcccaggctgtgtgattaccggccgtgaccgggagtcccataaggcggcgcacaattggcccagcgtcatccgggttaggggagggttgcaggggggggctttacttggctcatcgtgctctagcgactccttgtggcggaccGGGCGCCTCCAGGCTGACttcagtcgtcagttgaacgtgtttcctccgacacattggtgcagctagcTTCCCGGTTAATcgagcaggtgttaagaagcaccgcttggcgggtcatgtttcggaggatgcatgactcgaacttcgcctctcccgagcccgttgagttgcagcgatgagacaagatcataatcacgaaattggggagaaaaagtgggtaagaaaatatatatatacaatacaaaagtttggacacactcattccattttttttctttatttgactattttctacattatagaataatagtgaatacatcaaactatgaaataacacatatggaatcatgtagtaaccaaaaaagtgttaaacaaatcaaaatatatattctatttgagattcttcaaagtagccacttgatgacagctttgcacacttggcattatcttggcattctctcaaccagcttcatgatgtagtcacctggaatgcttttccaacagtcttgaagtcatttatacatatgctgagcacttgtcggctgcatttccttcattctgtggtccaactcatccccaaccatctcaattgggttgagatcgggtgattgtggaggacaggtcatctgatgcagcactccatcactctccttcttggtcaaatagcccttacacagcctggaggtgtgttttgagttattgtcctgttgaaaaacaaataacagTTCCCCTAAGTGCAAACcacatgggatggcgtattgctgcagaatgctgtggtagccatgctggttaagtgtgcctaaaTCACcaactgtgtcaccagcaaagcacccccacaccatcttacctcctcctccatgcttcacagcgggaaccacacatgcggagatcatccgttcacctattctgcgtctcacaaagacacggcggttggaaccaaaaatctcaaatttggactcatcggaccacaggacagatttccaccgatctaatgtccatttcttgtgtgtcttggccaaagcaagtctcttcttattattggtgtcctttagtagtggtctctttgcagcaattcaaccatgaaggcctgattcatgcagtctcctctgaacagttgatgttgagatgtatctgttacttgaactctgtgaagcatttatttgggctgcaatctgaggtgcagttaattgccgatttctgaggctgttaactctaaagaacgtatcctctgcagcagaggtaaccctgggtcttccattcctgtgacggacctcatgagagccagtttcatcatagcgcttgatggtttttgcgactgcacttgaagaaactttcaaagttcttgaaatgttcaggattgacagaccttcatgtcttaaagtaatgatggactgtcgtttctctttgcttatttgagctgttcttgccataatatggacctgtttttttaccaaatagggctatcttctgtataccaaccctaccttgtcacaacgcaactgattggctcaaattgattaagaaggaaagacattccataaattaacttttaacaaggcacatctgttaattgaaatgcattccaggtgactacctcatgaagctggttgagagaatgccaagagtgtgcaaagctgtcatcaaggcaaaatatgtggtattattccatatgtgttacttcatagttttgatgtcttcactattattgtagaatattagtggaaaatagtaaaaataaacaaaaatcatggaatgagtaggtgtgtccaaacttttgactggtactgtatataaaatgtttttttagaagGATTCAGGAGCCCGTACTCAGTGAGTGTAAACAGCCTGCTGCCGCTCTGCTAATCGTcagatggggggaggagaggaggtagggggcCCATGTGGGTAACTGGGGGGACCTGCTTTGTTTGGGTAACTgattaataataaataaaacaaacagcataataaataaatgtaactGGCCAATTGTGTGAGTCAGTGACTGGGCTCAAACCCATAGGGGCCCAatagtttattatttatttttatctaaCCACAGGAGCCCACTCGCAGTGTTCAAAATACACCAAagataatctttttttttttttttttaactaagcCCAAGGCCTATGATTTCTTAATCCGGTCCTGAACATGGTACAATCGGTCTGTAGTTTAGCTGTTGACTACTGCCAGACCAGAGGTCCGAGATGTCTCGTAATGGCACTCACCTGGATCGGTAAAGTATGAGTAGATCAAGATAAATCAAAATAATATTTAGCATGAGCCATGAGTCTGTAACTACTGTGGATAATGCTAAGACTGTTGTACACttacacctctctctttccctctgtctgtctttctctcacacacacagaatattCTTGGCATCTCTGTCTTTTCTCTCATGCTGCTACCTCTGGCGTTGTCTTGTGACAGCAACAGGACTATGAGAGAGATCGCTGAGGACTACGAGACTGTCATCTACCCGCTCCTTCAGAACCTTGTAAGTACCATGACGGACAAGGGGTTTTCCTGTTGCCATGGAGATCTCAAAATTGACTTTAAACGGTTTATATGGATCGTGTTAAATGGAGCTCTCTGCTTTCACTCATAGGAGAACAACATCACGGAATCATTAAAAGTGATTAATAAAACCTGCACGGAGAAGGAAATCACTGAATGTGAGAAGGATAAAGTGAGTATTTACAATATTATGAACAAACTTCCTTCCAGTggtttaaagtacttaagtagtactttaaagtatttttacttaagtagtttggagtacctgtactttactatttcaaTTTTGGAATACTTCTACTTCACTATATtcgttaagaaaatattgtaattttcactccatacattttccttgacacccaaaagtactagacACATTTTGAATGCTaggcaggacaggaaaattgtccaattcacgcacttatcaacagaacattcctggtcatccctactacctctgatcttgtcacgatcgttataaggagtAGACCAATCCTATGTATGTTTCAATCCTTTATTTTGGAAATGAAAACTTaaaagaacaaaacaacaaaacgaacaaacgaaacgtgaagctaaataataatgctcacaggcaactatacatagacaagatcccacaaagcacaaaggggaaatggctgcctaaatatgatccccaatcagagacaacgataaactgctgcctctgattgggaatcataccaggccaacatagatgtataattacctagatgacccaccctagtcacaccccgacctaaccaacatagagaataacaggctctctatggtcagggcgtgacagatctGGTGGACTTACTAAACACACAGGCTTcctttgtaaataatgtctgaatgttggcgtgtgcccctggctatccataaatttaaaaaacaagaatgtaacgatgtacgctgagagttGGGAAGCAAATTCAGAGAGTGCTTcaataaataaattaaacaaacacgtaacacaaacaacgGACAGACATGACCCAGGAACAGAAATAATGACggctggggaagaaaccaaagggagtgacatatatagggcaggtaatcaaggaggtgatggagtccaggtgagtgtcattatgcgcagatgcgcgtaacgatggtgacaggtgtgcgacataacgagcagcctggtgacctagaggccagagagggagcacacatgacAAAGAAAATGGTGCGTCTggcttgcttaatataaggaattttaaattatttatacttttacttttgatgcttaagtatattttagaaattaaatttacttttgatatttaagtatattttaaaccaaatacttgtagacttttactcaagtagaattttactgggtgagtttcagttgagtcattttctattaaagtatcttaatttttccaccactgcttccTTCCATCTTTTCGTCCCTCCCTCATTTTCTCATCTCTCACCTGACCAAAGATCAACCACATGGCAATGGTGCAAGGCTGTTACCTTACTGCTTCCTGCTATTTTAGATTAGGAACTGCATCACCAGAGTAGACAACCAACACagaacattgacttgaatgggaatgtcCACTGTAGTCCATCTAATTCTCCAGATGACTCTGATCATTGTTTTGTAGGAGAGACAGTTCATCCACAACATGCTGTGTAGCCATACCAGACTCATCAGGCTCTATAAGCTAGAGAGGCTCAAAAGAGACATCCTGTGCTCACTGGGCCGCCACTGTCCTAGAAAACAGGTGAGATCCATTCATTAGTACTTAGCCAACTAcactacatgtacagtatgtct
This region of Salvelinus alpinus chromosome 8, SLU_Salpinus.1, whole genome shotgun sequence genomic DNA includes:
- the LOC139583602 gene encoding uncharacterized protein — its product is MNILLLYGKRNNAARVVGVAPFCEYEPRMVAYIQMNILGISVFSLMLLPLALSCDSNRTMREIAEDYETVIYPLLQNLENNITESLKVINKTCTEKEITECEKDKERQFIHNMLCSHTRLIRLYKLERLKRDILCSLGRHCPRKQRSSQGQSAHHQHPNRKKKSGGEREEETEKTEENRGTTEEGGERVDSGKQQRRDKGEGRRSTEAMERRRRRCGQKVFVDSLNGCYMSLAERYGDLR